In Spirosoma aureum, a single genomic region encodes these proteins:
- a CDS encoding dihydrofolate reductase family protein, with translation MRKIRILEHISLDGVIQHENDENFTHGNWTMPFRSPAGLEAVEEAQGSPFDLLLGRHTYDLWSDYWPKAGNFPIANGLNAATKYVATHRPDSLEWAPFMDLGTDIIAGIRSLKSTDGHDLIVWGSSTLTPVLLDQGLVDEVVLLIYPVLLGRGKRFFSDSVDPCELALVSTKVTPTGVLINKYRHVGSLRT, from the coding sequence ATGAGAAAGATCCGAATCCTGGAACATATCTCGCTGGACGGCGTGATTCAGCACGAAAACGACGAAAACTTTACGCATGGCAATTGGACGATGCCTTTTCGAAGTCCGGCAGGCTTAGAGGCCGTTGAAGAGGCACAGGGCAGTCCCTTCGATCTGTTGCTTGGCCGTCACACCTACGATTTGTGGTCCGACTACTGGCCCAAAGCCGGGAATTTTCCGATAGCCAACGGTCTGAATGCTGCGACCAAATACGTCGCCACCCACCGACCGGACAGCCTGGAATGGGCCCCGTTTATGGATTTAGGCACGGACATCATTGCGGGTATTCGTAGCCTCAAGTCAACAGACGGCCATGACCTGATTGTCTGGGGAAGTTCAACACTGACGCCGGTGTTGCTCGACCAGGGATTGGTTGACGAGGTCGTATTGCTGATCTACCCGGTTTTGCTGGGCCGGGGCAAACGTTTTTTTTCAGACAGTGTGGACCCGTGCGAACTGGCTTTGGTCAGCACGAAGGTTACGCCCACGGGCGTACTCATCAATAAGTACCGGCACGTTGGATCGCTGCGAACCTAA
- the porQ gene encoding type IX secretion system protein PorQ has translation MRKRYLGLIFLSILSRITDAQTLGGQRVFSFLDLPTNARVAALGGQVASATKPDGSYHLNNPALADSSRDNQLAISLMPYLAAAKHYTLQYGLPISSGLADRHARWGIGLQYLSYGQFNLTDPAGNSLGTFTANDYALSLTHARTEGNFTLGATIKAVGSSIETYSAFGILADLGGIWRHPEQDLTFGLVAKNVGYLLKNYGPTGADLPFDLQAGVTVKPKHAPIRLTVTAHHLQRFDISYNDPNLNVRYDLNGNLISQTTSVTEKIARHLSVGAELLVSRNVHLLLGYNHQKRQEGKVATGSGGAGISFGASVQARGFQLTYARFSSVPTAGTSQLSIRIDLDRLLH, from the coding sequence GTGCGAAAACGTTATCTGGGGCTGATTTTCCTTTCCATCCTTTCTCGAATCACTGACGCTCAAACCCTCGGTGGACAACGCGTTTTTTCGTTTCTGGATCTGCCCACAAACGCACGTGTTGCGGCCCTTGGCGGGCAGGTCGCTTCTGCCACTAAACCAGACGGCTCGTATCACCTCAATAACCCGGCACTGGCCGATTCAAGTAGGGATAATCAACTGGCTATTAGCCTGATGCCTTATCTGGCTGCCGCGAAGCATTACACCTTACAGTACGGTCTACCCATCTCATCTGGATTGGCGGACCGGCATGCCCGGTGGGGCATTGGGTTACAATACCTTAGCTATGGTCAGTTTAATCTGACCGATCCGGCTGGCAACTCGCTCGGCACATTCACTGCCAATGACTACGCGCTGAGTCTTACGCATGCCCGGACAGAAGGTAATTTTACGCTTGGTGCAACAATAAAAGCAGTCGGTTCAAGCATCGAGACCTATTCAGCATTTGGCATCCTGGCCGATCTGGGCGGTATCTGGCGGCATCCCGAACAGGACTTAACCTTCGGTCTGGTGGCTAAAAACGTCGGCTATCTCCTCAAAAATTACGGGCCTACCGGCGCTGATTTGCCTTTCGATTTACAGGCTGGGGTTACCGTAAAGCCCAAACACGCACCCATACGCCTGACCGTAACGGCTCACCATTTGCAACGCTTCGACATCAGCTATAACGATCCCAATTTGAACGTTCGTTATGATCTGAATGGCAATCTGATTTCACAAACGACGAGCGTAACGGAAAAAATAGCGCGCCATTTGAGTGTTGGTGCCGAACTTCTGGTTAGCCGGAATGTGCATTTACTCCTGGGCTATAATCACCAAAAACGCCAGGAAGGTAAAGTAGCAACGGGTAGCGGTGGGGCCGGTATTTCGTTTGGCGCTTCCGTACAGGCTCGTGGTTTCCAGCTTACCTATGCCCGATTCTCCTCGGTTCCCACAGCCGGAACCAGCCAGCTTTCCATACGCATTGATCTGGACCGGTTGCTACATTAA